In Topomyia yanbarensis strain Yona2022 chromosome 2, ASM3024719v1, whole genome shotgun sequence, one DNA window encodes the following:
- the LOC131679267 gene encoding uncharacterized protein LOC131679267 encodes MDEEMGERVTDPPPKPYAENVNPTRIKIYPESSTGPWIVFIRRKVKALNIIQISKDLTSRFSDVKEIVKVNKDKIRIVVGSLKQANAIASCELFTREYRAYIPSKEIEIDGVITESSLTVDDIIKHGVGRFKDTILKDVKILECKQLHSVSHEGDKKVYRLSDSFRVTFAGSALPNYVIIDKIRLPVRLFIPRVMNCLNCKQLGHTATYCSNKARCGKCGGSHQEDICNENSEKCLMCGENSHELPACPIYKLREDKIKRSLKERSKRSYAEMLKNATPKPIFLENTYTSLFSEQSDSDGACEGTSFVLPGNSRKRKQSSFPKLPRKGLKISPPIDKLHPKPKNSDSKPKSIPPGFGNVQSKQNTITGNNKISTSSEPQPGVGLLKFSEIVDWIFKAFNISEPLKSILSAFLPTIRTFLEQLIAQWPILAAIVSFNG; translated from the coding sequence atggatgaagagatgggagaacgagtaacagaccctccccctaaaccttatgctgaaaatgtaaatccgactagaattaaaatttacccagagtcgtcaacgggaccatggattgtatttattaggcgtaaagtaaaggcgctaaatattattcaaatttctaaagatttgacttcgcgattctcggatgtaaaagagatcgtcaaagtcaataaagataaaatacgcattgtcgttggtagtctcaaacaagccaatgcaattgcttcttgcgagctttttacgcgtgagtatagagcgtatattccttcaaaggaaattgaaattgatggggtcatcacagaatcgagtttgactgttgatgacataattaagcatggggttggtcgtttcaaagacaccatacttaaagacgtaaaaatacttgaatgcaagcaattgcattcagtatcacacgaaggagataaaaaagtttatcgactgtctgactcatttcgagtgactttcgctgggtctgcgctgcccaactatgtcattatcgataagattcgtctccctgttcgcctttttattcctcgtgtaatgaattgccttaattgcaaacagcttggccacacagccacttactgttccaataaggcacggtgtggcaaatgtgggggttctcatcaagaggatatatgcaatgaaaattcagaaaaatgtttaatgtgcggagaaaactcacatgagctccctgcatgccccatttataaattgcgtgaggataaaattaaacgatccttgaaggagaggtctaagcgctcctatgcagaaatgttgaaaaatgctacccctaaacccatcttcttagaaaacacttacacatctctattttcggaacagtctgactctgacggagcgtgcgaaggtacatcatttgttttacccggaaattccagaaaaagaaaacagtcttcttttcccaagctgccaagaaagggccttaaaatttctccaccaatagataaactgcacccaaaaccgaaaaattccgattcaaaaccgaaatcaattccgcccggttttgggaacgtacaatccaaacagaacaccattactggaaataataaaatttcgacttcctctgagcctcagccgggggtaggattattgaaattttctgaaattgttgattggatttttaaagcattcaatatttctgaaccactaaagagtatactttcagctttcctcccaacaattagaacatttttagagcagctgattgctcaatggcccatccttgcagcgattgtatctttcaatgggtaa